Proteins from a single region of Pyrus communis chromosome 6, drPyrComm1.1, whole genome shotgun sequence:
- the LOC137735977 gene encoding probable arabinosyltransferase ARAD2 has translation MMQGRFRTKQQAVTDEQAAAFPSLHNAAATDDDVSKLKYPGHQHMGERYLFRDLLKPESERVGSPVERVLDPEEADLFYVPFFSSLSLIVNPARPASRSEKPLYSNEENQVALIEWLKSQEYWKRNNGRDHVIMASDPNALYKVIDKVKNCVLLVCDFGRLKEDQGSLVKDVIVPYTHRINTYTGDKWELTATCAQWLCSLPVLNGDGGASSSVSSRYQ, from the coding sequence ATGATGCAAGGACGGTTTCGAACAAAACAACAAGCAGTGACAGACGAACAAGCAGCAGCCTTTCCTTCTTTGCATAACGCTGCAGCAACCGACGACGACGTTTCGAAGCTCAAGTACCCGGGTCACCAGCACATGGGTGAGCGGTACCTGTTCCGGGACCTGCTCAAACCCGAATCGGAACGGGTCGGTTCGCCCGTTGAGAGGGTATTGGATCCGGAAGAGGCAGACTTGTTCTACGTGCCGTTCTTCTCGTCATTGAGCCTGATTGTTAACCCGGCGCGACCGGCTTCCCGGTCGGAGAAGCCGTTGTACAGCAACGAGGAGAATCAGGTGGCCTTGATTGAGTGGCTGAAATCGCAGGAGTACTGGAAGAGGAACAACGGCCGAGACCATGTGATCATGGCTTCGGACCCCAATGCTCTGTACAAAGTGATTGACAAAGTAAAAAATTGTGTACTGCTTGTTTGCGATTTTGGGCGGTTGAAAGAGGACCAAGGATCGCTTGTGAAGGACGTGATCGTGCCTTACACTCACCGCATCAACACTTACACGGGCGACAAATGGGAACTCACTGCTACCTGTGCTCAGTGGCTGTGCTCCTTGCCTGTGCTCAATGGTGATGGTGGAGCTTCTTCCTCTGTCTCCTCACGCTACCAATAA